A region of Streptomyces sp. NBC_01788 DNA encodes the following proteins:
- a CDS encoding helix-turn-helix domain-containing protein, translating to MTQRDFDDGSGEDDVPEWADRVKANVAGEVRRRRKEMGWSAQELADRCEELGHPIPRNVIANMESGRRANLPLVDVMALAAALETYPVCLIFPVGYVEKTQELPFQHLVPTWDALRRFTGEEDVPGYDAGLVPDFELHASLVRTALAALEEEERARFAAKTATGRAEKEEAERQRTKYADQAISAKYRLRYLRRDLRKEEAIPPDLPPALGDVDPPEPDPDTTSEERL from the coding sequence ATGACACAACGTGATTTTGATGATGGAAGTGGCGAGGACGACGTCCCCGAGTGGGCGGACCGGGTCAAGGCCAACGTGGCCGGCGAAGTGCGGCGCAGAAGGAAGGAGATGGGATGGAGCGCGCAGGAACTGGCGGACCGGTGCGAGGAACTCGGGCATCCCATACCGCGCAACGTGATCGCCAACATGGAGTCCGGCCGACGGGCCAACCTCCCCCTCGTGGACGTGATGGCCCTGGCCGCCGCCCTGGAGACGTACCCGGTCTGCCTGATCTTCCCGGTCGGCTACGTCGAAAAGACCCAGGAACTCCCCTTCCAGCACCTCGTGCCTACCTGGGACGCCCTGCGCCGCTTCACCGGCGAGGAGGACGTGCCCGGCTACGACGCGGGCCTGGTCCCCGACTTCGAGCTACACGCCAGCCTCGTCCGCACCGCTCTCGCCGCGCTCGAAGAGGAAGAACGCGCCCGGTTCGCGGCCAAGACGGCCACCGGCCGCGCCGAGAAGGAAGAGGCCGAGCGCCAGCGGACCAAGTACGCCGACCAGGCCATCTCCGCCAAATACAGGCTCCGCTACCTCCGCCGCGACCTCCGCAAAGAGGAGGCCATCCCACCCGATCTGCCGCCCGCACTGGGCGATGTCGACCCACCCGAACCCGATCCCGACACCACCTCGGAGGAACGCCTTTGA
- a CDS encoding site-specific integrase yields the protein MKGSTHRRCYCRDPHTGKPLGKNCPKLSSRKHGSYSIRQELPAREDGTRRSFSRAGYESLKDAQADLDHVRSLLALTEKDDPDSLQRLVTMLEEVAAEKTPLPAIEETRRRLRAGLALRGSLTVGEWLDQWFAAKKRRKTTLNAYASHIRVHLKPRIGHVRLDRLNVGHLVEMFDAIADENEVIAAENEARREQIARCKPSKPGRPVGAERKLLAVERAKLAEMKPFRKITGPATRQAIRRTLRAALNSAIAQQLVTFNPASHVELESGKRPKPLLWTDERVQRWRETGEIPGPVMVWTPQQFGTFLDAAEGDRLYAIFHLMGTRGLRRGEAVGQDWHEIALGAGLITPAKEIVVDGWDPYESEPKTDGSANTIALDSMNIAVLRDHQARQDKERSDWGGAWQNTGKVFTKEDGSWLHPETVSETFRRILATTDLPPITLRDLRHVAATLTHGGGGDIHTVKETLRHSTITLTSDTYTSLLPELDREIAEKAAKLIPRSRPAAAKPSASSPADPQDTGASAHASLTQEPENETAPEPTEVDPSAA from the coding sequence TTGAAGGGCTCCACCCACCGGCGCTGCTACTGCCGCGACCCCCACACGGGCAAGCCGCTCGGCAAGAACTGCCCCAAGCTCTCCAGCCGCAAGCACGGCTCATACTCCATACGCCAAGAGCTCCCAGCCCGCGAGGACGGCACCCGCCGCTCTTTCAGCCGCGCCGGCTATGAGTCCCTGAAGGACGCTCAGGCGGACCTCGACCACGTACGCTCCCTGCTCGCCCTGACGGAAAAGGACGACCCCGACAGCCTCCAGCGCCTCGTCACCATGCTGGAGGAGGTCGCAGCCGAGAAGACCCCGCTGCCGGCCATCGAGGAGACCCGACGCCGCCTCAGGGCGGGCCTGGCCCTCCGTGGCAGCCTCACCGTCGGCGAGTGGCTCGACCAGTGGTTCGCCGCGAAAAAGCGCCGCAAGACCACGCTCAACGCCTACGCCTCTCACATACGCGTTCACCTGAAACCGCGCATCGGCCATGTACGCCTCGACCGGCTCAACGTCGGCCACCTGGTGGAGATGTTCGACGCGATCGCCGACGAGAACGAGGTCATCGCGGCGGAGAACGAGGCCCGCCGCGAGCAGATCGCCCGCTGCAAGCCGAGCAAGCCCGGCCGTCCCGTAGGAGCCGAGCGAAAGCTGCTCGCGGTCGAGCGGGCCAAGCTGGCGGAGATGAAACCGTTCCGGAAGATCACTGGCCCGGCCACGCGGCAGGCGATCCGCCGCACCCTGCGCGCGGCACTGAACTCCGCGATCGCCCAGCAGCTCGTCACCTTCAACCCGGCGTCACACGTCGAGTTGGAGTCGGGCAAGCGCCCGAAGCCCCTCCTCTGGACCGATGAGCGGGTACAGCGCTGGCGCGAGACCGGAGAGATCCCAGGTCCGGTCATGGTCTGGACTCCGCAGCAGTTCGGCACCTTCCTCGACGCCGCCGAGGGCGACCGGCTGTACGCGATCTTCCACCTCATGGGCACCCGCGGCCTACGTCGCGGCGAGGCGGTCGGCCAGGACTGGCACGAGATAGCCCTCGGCGCCGGCCTCATCACCCCGGCCAAGGAGATCGTGGTCGACGGCTGGGACCCCTACGAGTCCGAGCCGAAGACGGACGGCAGCGCGAACACGATCGCGCTCGACAGCATGAACATCGCCGTGCTGCGCGACCACCAGGCCCGTCAGGACAAGGAGCGCTCGGACTGGGGCGGCGCCTGGCAGAACACGGGCAAAGTCTTCACTAAGGAGGACGGCTCCTGGCTCCACCCCGAAACGGTCTCGGAGACCTTCCGCCGCATCCTCGCCACGACCGACCTGCCGCCCATCACCCTGCGGGACCTGCGCCACGTGGCCGCGACGCTCACGCACGGAGGCGGCGGCGACATCCACACGGTGAAGGAGACGCTCCGGCACTCCACCATCACGCTGACGTCGGACACGTACACGAGTCTGCTCCCCGAGCTGGACCGTGAGATCGCCGAGAAGGCAGCGAAGCTGATCCCTCGGTCTCGTCCGGCAGCTGCCAAACCGTCCGCCTCGTCCCCAGCCGATCCGCAGGACACAGGCGCATCCGCTCACGCATCGCTCACGCAAGAGCCGGAAAACGAGACAGCGCCCGAGCCGACCGAAGTCGACCCGAGCGCTGCGTAG